One Sulfurihydrogenibium subterraneum DSM 15120 DNA segment encodes these proteins:
- the nadB gene encoding L-aspartate oxidase — protein MHIDRYLTCFDTKNIPNEVVDTIIVGSGLAGISSAYYLLKLGIKPLIITKKKPGISNSFLAQGGIAAAIGCLDSVDLHFQDTINAGKGLCIEKNVRILVEEGLERVIDLIVAGVEFDRDENGFFKLTREGAHSINRVLHSKDKTGYEIGKKLLEHVKDNVFLAEGFYLEEILTDEDKYVGILLSDGKNQKVVRSKSLVLATGGYSGVFLRNTSAYNVSGDSIAAAYRSGCELMDLEFIQFHPTAIYLEGKPGWLISEAVRGEGAILVDENGERFIDELRPRDEVARAILKKYQEGHKVFLDIKPLIDKGIDFKERFPNIFNMLKEFGLENSTKIPVSPSAHYTIGGIKAQLDGRTNIKGIFAVGETACSGVHGSNRLASNSLLECIVSGYKTAYNVYINNMCSRIDYTNIDNDNDAKKQMDKPERENILKRIKTIMWENVGLIRSQKSLETAIREIESVYDALSPYCNVRYLKDLTILCKGIILSAMARKESRGVHFREDYPTQSDEFLRHTILEKNFEINFRRF, from the coding sequence ATGCACATTGACAGATATTTAACTTGTTTTGACACAAAAAATATACCTAACGAAGTTGTTGATACTATAATAGTTGGAAGTGGACTTGCTGGAATATCTTCCGCTTACTACCTTTTAAAGTTAGGTATAAAACCCCTAATTATAACAAAGAAAAAACCTGGTATATCTAACTCTTTCTTAGCTCAAGGAGGAATAGCAGCTGCTATAGGATGTTTAGACTCTGTAGATTTACACTTTCAAGATACTATCAATGCAGGAAAGGGACTCTGTATAGAAAAAAATGTCAGAATACTGGTAGAAGAAGGTTTAGAGAGAGTAATAGACCTGATAGTAGCTGGTGTTGAGTTTGACAGAGACGAAAACGGTTTTTTTAAACTTACAAGAGAAGGAGCTCATAGTATAAACAGAGTGCTACACTCTAAAGATAAAACAGGCTACGAGATAGGTAAAAAACTTTTAGAGCATGTAAAAGATAACGTATTTTTAGCAGAAGGTTTTTATTTAGAGGAAATACTTACAGACGAAGATAAATATGTAGGAATCCTTTTATCAGACGGAAAGAATCAAAAAGTTGTAAGGTCTAAATCTCTCGTTTTAGCAACGGGAGGTTATAGTGGAGTTTTCTTGAGAAACACTTCTGCATACAATGTATCGGGAGATAGTATAGCAGCTGCATACAGGTCAGGTTGTGAACTAATGGATTTAGAGTTTATCCAATTCCATCCTACCGCTATTTACTTAGAAGGAAAACCCGGTTGGCTGATATCAGAAGCCGTTAGGGGAGAAGGTGCTATACTTGTAGATGAAAACGGAGAAAGATTTATAGATGAGCTAAGACCAAGAGATGAAGTTGCCAGAGCTATATTAAAAAAATATCAAGAAGGACACAAAGTATTTTTAGACATAAAACCTCTTATTGATAAAGGCATAGATTTTAAAGAAAGATTTCCAAATATTTTTAATATGTTAAAAGAGTTTGGTTTAGAAAACTCTACAAAAATACCTGTTAGTCCATCTGCCCACTACACTATCGGTGGAATAAAAGCCCAGTTAGATGGAAGAACTAACATAAAAGGTATTTTTGCAGTTGGAGAGACTGCTTGTAGTGGTGTTCATGGATCAAATAGGCTTGCAAGCAACTCATTACTTGAATGTATTGTATCTGGATACAAAACGGCATATAATGTTTACATAAATAATATGTGTAGTAGAATAGATTATACTAACATAGATAACGATAATGACGCAAAAAAACAGATGGATAAACCAGAAAGAGAAAATATTTTAAAAAGAATTAAAACTATAATGTGGGAGAACGTAGGCTTAATAAGGTCCCAAAAAAGTTTAGAAACAGCCATAAGAGAAATAGAATCTGTATATGATGCTCTATCACCATACTGTAATGTTAGATACCTAAAAGATTTAACTATTTTATGTAAGGGCATAATTTTGTCTGCAATGGCAAGAAAAGAAAGCAGAGGAGTCCATTTTAGAGAAGATTATCCAACTCAATCAGACGAATTTTTAAGACACACTATTTTAGAAAAAAACTTTGAAATAAATTTTAGGAGGTTTTAG
- the infC gene encoding translation initiation factor IF-3, translating to MQELRINNQIRVREVRLIDEEGKNVGIVPIEEALRRAREKNLDLVEVSPNANPPVCKIMDYGKYKFEQKKKEKEAKKKQHVQEVKEMKFKLNIEKHDYETKIKHIREFIQDGDKVRVWIWFRGRENVHPELGDKLAQKIIEDVTDIAVVEKAPVKEGRNMMFTLIPKK from the coding sequence ATTCAGGAACTAAGAATAAACAACCAAATAAGAGTAAGGGAAGTAAGACTTATTGATGAAGAAGGTAAAAACGTAGGAATAGTTCCTATTGAAGAAGCTCTAAGACGTGCCAGAGAGAAAAATCTAGACCTGGTAGAAGTATCTCCAAACGCAAATCCACCTGTATGTAAAATAATGGACTATGGCAAATATAAGTTTGAGCAGAAGAAAAAAGAGAAAGAAGCAAAGAAAAAGCAACACGTTCAAGAAGTTAAAGAGATGAAGTTTAAACTCAATATAGAAAAACACGACTATGAAACGAAGATTAAACACATAAGAGAGTTTATACAAGACGGAGATAAAGTAAGAGTCTGGATTTGGTTTAGAGGAAGAGAAAACGTCCATCCAGAACTTGGAGACAAACTAGCTCAAAAAATCATAGAAGATGTTACAGATATAGCAGTTGTAGAAAAAGCACCTGTTAAAGAAGGTAGAAATATGATGTTTACACTCATTCCTAAAAAATAG